Proteins from a genomic interval of Streptococcus sp. D7B5:
- the topA gene encoding type I DNA topoisomerase — protein sequence MATATKKKKSTVKKNLVIVESPAKAKTIEKYLGRNYKVLASVGHIRDLKKSSMSVDIENNYEPQYINIRGKGPLINDLKKEAKKANKVFLASDPDREGEAISWHLAHILNLDENDANRVVFNEITKDAVKNAFKEPRKIDMDLVDAQQARRVLDRLVGYSISPILWKKVKKGLSAGRVQSVALKLIIDRENEINAFQPEEYWTIDGVFKKGTKQFQASFYGMNGKKMKLTTNEEVKEVLSHLTSKDFTVDQVDKKERKRNAPLPYTTSTMQMDAANKINFRTRKTMMVAQQLYEGINIGSGVQGLITYMRTDSTRISPVAQNEAASYINDRFGSKYSKHGSKVKNASGAQDAHEAIRPSSVFNTPESIAKYLDKDQLKLYTLIWNRFVASQMTAAIFDTMAVKLSQNGVQFAANGSQVKFDGYLAIYNDSDKNKMLPDMAVGDVVKQVNSKPEQHFTQPPARYSEATLIKTLEENGVGRPSTYAPTIETIQKRYYVRLAAKRFEPTELGEIVNKLIVEYFPDIVNVTFTAEMEGKLDDVEVGKEQWQRVIDAFYKPFSKEVAKAEAEMEKIQIKDEPAGFDCEVCGSPMVIKLGRFGKFYACSNFPDCRHTQAIVKEIGVECPSCHQGQIIERKTKRNRIFYGCNRYPECEFTSWDKPIGRDCPKCGHFLVEKKVRGGGKQVVCSNGDYEEEKIK from the coding sequence GTGGCTACGGCAACAAAGAAGAAAAAATCAACAGTTAAAAAAAATCTAGTCATCGTGGAGTCGCCTGCTAAGGCTAAAACGATTGAGAAATATCTAGGCAGAAATTATAAGGTTTTAGCCAGTGTCGGGCATATCCGTGATTTGAAGAAATCCAGTATGTCAGTCGACATTGAAAATAACTATGAACCGCAGTATATCAATATCCGAGGCAAAGGCCCTCTCATCAATGATCTGAAAAAAGAAGCCAAAAAGGCCAATAAAGTCTTTCTGGCGAGTGACCCGGACCGTGAAGGAGAAGCAATTTCTTGGCATTTGGCCCACATTCTCAACTTGGATGAGAATGATGCCAACCGTGTAGTCTTTAATGAAATCACCAAGGACGCAGTAAAAAATGCCTTTAAAGAACCTCGCAAGATTGACATGGACTTGGTCGACGCCCAACAAGCTCGTCGTGTCTTAGACCGCTTGGTAGGGTATTCGATTTCGCCTATTTTGTGGAAAAAGGTCAAGAAGGGCTTATCAGCAGGACGCGTGCAGTCTGTTGCCCTTAAACTCATCATTGACCGTGAAAATGAAATCAATGCCTTCCAACCAGAAGAATACTGGACAATTGATGGTGTCTTTAAGAAGGGAACCAAGCAATTTCAGGCTTCTTTCTATGGTATGAATGGCAAAAAGATGAAATTGACCACTAATGAAGAAGTCAAAGAAGTCCTGTCCCATTTGACTAGCAAAGATTTCACAGTAGACCAGGTAGATAAGAAAGAACGCAAACGTAATGCGCCCCTGCCTTATACGACTTCAACCATGCAAATGGATGCGGCTAACAAAATTAATTTCCGTACTCGAAAGACCATGATGGTGGCTCAACAGCTCTATGAAGGGATCAATATCGGATCAGGTGTGCAAGGTTTGATTACCTATATGCGTACAGACTCGACTCGTATCAGTCCTGTGGCTCAGAATGAAGCGGCAAGCTACATTAACGACCGTTTTGGTAGCAAGTATTCCAAGCATGGTAGCAAGGTCAAGAATGCCTCAGGTGCTCAAGATGCCCACGAAGCCATTCGTCCATCTAGCGTCTTTAACACACCAGAAAGCATCGCTAAGTACTTGGACAAAGACCAGCTTAAGCTCTATACCCTTATCTGGAACCGTTTTGTGGCTAGCCAGATGACAGCTGCTATCTTTGATACCATGGCTGTTAAGCTCTCTCAAAATGGGGTTCAGTTTGCGGCGAATGGAAGCCAAGTTAAGTTTGATGGGTATCTTGCTATTTATAATGACTCTGACAAGAACAAAATGTTGCCAGATATGGCTGTTGGAGATGTGGTCAAACAGGTCAATAGCAAGCCAGAACAACATTTCACCCAACCGCCAGCTCGCTATTCGGAAGCAACTCTTATCAAGACCTTGGAAGAAAATGGGGTTGGACGTCCGTCAACCTATGCTCCGACCATTGAAACTATCCAAAAACGTTACTACGTTCGTCTGGCTGCTAAACGTTTTGAACCGACAGAACTGGGAGAAATTGTCAATAAACTCATTGTTGAATATTTCCCAGATATCGTAAATGTGACCTTCACAGCTGAGATGGAAGGAAAACTGGATGATGTCGAGGTTGGAAAAGAGCAGTGGCAACGGGTCATTGACGCCTTTTACAAACCATTCTCTAAAGAAGTAGCCAAGGCAGAAGCTGAAATGGAAAAAATCCAGATCAAGGATGAGCCAGCTGGATTTGACTGTGAGGTTTGTGGCAGTCCGATGGTGATTAAGCTAGGACGTTTTGGTAAATTCTATGCTTGCAGCAACTTCCCAGACTGCCGTCACACACAAGCAATTGTCAAAGAGATTGGAGTCGAGTGTCCAAGCTGTCATCAAGGACAAATCATCGAACGCAAAACCAAGCGCAATCGTATCTTCTATGGTTGCAATCGCTATCCAGAATGTGAGTTTACTTCCTGGGACAAACCAATTGGCCGTGACTGTCCAAAATGCGGACACTTCCTAGTGGAGAAAAAAGTCCGTGGTGGTGGTAAGCAGGTTGTATGTAGTAATGGCGACTACGAAGAAGAGAAAATTAAATAA
- the dprA gene encoding DNA-processing protein DprA, translating into MKITNYEIYKLRKAGLTNQQILTVLEYDETVDQELLLGDIAEISGCRNPAVFMERYFQIDDAQLEKEFQKFPSFSILDDCYPWDLSEIYDAPALLFYKGNLDLLKFPKVAVVGSRSCSSQGAKSVQKIIQGLENELIVVSGLAKGIDTAAHMAALQNGGRTIAVIGTGLDVFYPRYNKRLQEHIGNHHLILSEYGPGEEPLKFHFPARNRIIAGLCRGVIVAEARMRSGSLITCERAMEEGRDVFAIPGNILDGHSDGCHHLIQEGAKLISSGQDVLAEFEF; encoded by the coding sequence AGACTGTAGATCAGGAGCTCTTGCTAGGTGATATTGCAGAAATATCTGGATGTCGTAATCCTGCTGTCTTTATGGAACGCTATTTCCAGATAGATGATGCACAGTTGGAGAAGGAGTTTCAGAAATTTCCATCCTTCTCGATTCTTGATGACTGTTATCCTTGGGATCTGAGTGAGATTTATGATGCTCCAGCGCTCTTGTTTTATAAAGGAAATCTAGACTTATTGAAATTTCCAAAGGTTGCTGTTGTAGGGAGTCGTTCTTGTTCGAGCCAAGGAGCTAAGTCAGTCCAGAAAATTATCCAAGGTTTGGAAAACGAGTTAATTGTGGTCAGTGGTTTAGCCAAAGGGATTGATACGGCTGCCCATATGGCTGCACTCCAGAATGGAGGAAGAACGATTGCTGTCATTGGAACAGGATTGGATGTTTTTTATCCCCGATACAATAAACGTTTGCAGGAACACATTGGAAATCACCATTTGATACTTAGCGAATACGGACCAGGTGAGGAACCCTTGAAATTTCACTTTCCAGCTCGTAATCGCATCATTGCTGGACTGTGCCGTGGTGTGATTGTAGCAGAGGCAAGGATGCGTTCGGGTAGTCTTATTACTTGTGAGCGAGCTATGGAGGAAGGGCGTGATGTTTTTGCCATTCCAGGAAATATTTTAGATGGCCATTCAGATGGCTGTCACCACTTGATCCAAGAGGGAGCAAAGCTGATTAGCAGTGGTCAAGATGTGCTGGCTGAGTTTGAATTTTAA